A DNA window from Mesoplasma coleopterae contains the following coding sequences:
- the rpsT gene encoding 30S ribosomal protein S20: protein MPNIKSQKKRVLTNEKSRASNKAIKSEIRTAIKKALAAKKDEATDATDLINHAVSLVDKGVKKGILKPNKAAREKSRLMQA, encoded by the coding sequence ATGCCAAATATTAAATCACAAAAAAAACGTGTTTTAACTAACGAAAAATCAAGAGCTTCAAACAAAGCGATTAAATCAGAAATTAGAACAGCGATTAAAAAAGCTTTAGCTGCTAAAAAAGATGAAGCTACTGATGCAACAGATTTAATTAACCACGCAGTTAGTTTAGTTGACAAAGGTGTTAAAAAAGGTATCTTAAAACCTAATAAAGCTGCAAGAGAAAAATCACGTTTAATGCAAGCGTAA
- the rbfA gene encoding 30S ribosome-binding factor RbfA, translating to MANHKIKGRKEATILRELTIIIEREMKNDILRALSIAEVRLTNDSEIAKIYWSFLPLNKEITKELIASELEDNKKTIRMKLAHKLNTRTVPDLFFEYDTSLENANRIEEILNKVNK from the coding sequence ATGGCAAATCACAAAATTAAAGGTAGAAAAGAAGCTACAATCTTAAGAGAACTTACAATCATTATTGAAAGAGAAATGAAAAATGACATTTTAAGAGCTCTTTCAATCGCTGAAGTAAGATTAACAAATGATAGTGAAATAGCTAAAATTTATTGATCATTCTTACCATTAAACAAAGAAATAACAAAAGAATTAATAGCAAGTGAATTAGAAGACAACAAAAAAACAATTCGTATGAAATTAGCACATAAACTAAATACAAGAACTGTTCCAGATTTATTTTTCGAATATGATACAAGTTTAGAAAATGCTAATAGAATTGAAGAAATTCTAAATAAAGTAAATAAATAA
- a CDS encoding MBL fold metallo-hydrolase: protein MKKGLLSWLHFKSISYFAFLISLVTIYNFIYSKEVIYLLLTIVLLIYFFYTQEKYRKAFIAFWIISALILLLIYLYWNSNTFQQDQVIEEQGRVIKCKTNYIIVKIKNSKFYVQATQNNYVVGMKIKITGNVSEINSTANYYQFDFKDYLMKDYVRYQLKVSNVEQLNNFNIRVVFYKLFKLDNAHALINILFLNKQDSSDLLISNLNNLGLKFLINFNLINILLFFKYIEKMTGKKVSIFLIIILFTWNYLTCWPMIMTRILFKQILNSFEKLKDKKELKNLIVMIWLILLFPNFISSSGFWYINLIILFSSLMNKRVNKIWGFIYFYILLNVLNAYFTYQLNITSSFYAILLSPILSVYYLITPIFYFIDKNLLNNLYDVLLLIISIFNSFSLIRNVGSFNILFLILGFIMSVTLATNLVTIKIKIFWAILFLLTWGLLWLLKPSEYLSMLNVGNGNSFVYHNKWNNITIIFDAGVGKQRSSNLVSDFLKYEGINKIDIVFISHTHEDHYNNLFSLKENFKIKQIILNNDFTNSIKIKNVIINVFINPNANSENNKSLVLIVDVGDVRSVFMGDAEKETENHLMNRIDFLYILNLKKVNILQIGHHGSKTSSSVEFINLINPDIALISGENEGGNKKFPHQETINTLKRLKINYYITNGNNNFFVMFKNLKVVKK, encoded by the coding sequence ATGAAAAAGGGATTACTAAGTTGATTACATTTTAAATCAATATCATATTTTGCTTTCTTGATTTCACTTGTGACTATTTATAATTTTATATATTCAAAAGAAGTAATTTACTTATTATTAACAATAGTATTATTAATTTATTTTTTTTATACACAAGAAAAGTATAGAAAAGCATTTATAGCTTTTTGAATAATTAGTGCTTTAATTTTACTTTTAATTTACTTGTACTGAAATTCAAATACTTTTCAGCAAGATCAAGTAATAGAAGAACAAGGACGAGTAATAAAATGTAAAACTAATTATATTATTGTGAAAATTAAAAACTCCAAATTCTATGTTCAAGCAACACAAAATAACTATGTTGTTGGAATGAAGATAAAAATTACAGGTAACGTTTCTGAAATAAATTCGACAGCTAATTATTATCAATTTGACTTTAAAGATTATTTAATGAAGGATTATGTTAGGTATCAATTAAAAGTATCAAACGTAGAACAATTAAATAATTTTAATATAAGAGTTGTATTTTATAAACTTTTTAAACTTGATAATGCCCATGCATTGATAAATATTCTTTTTCTTAATAAACAAGATTCATCTGACTTACTGATTTCTAATCTTAATAATTTAGGCTTAAAGTTTTTAATAAATTTTAACTTAATCAACATATTATTGTTTTTTAAATATATTGAAAAAATGACAGGTAAAAAAGTATCAATATTTTTAATAATCATTTTGTTTACATGAAACTATCTTACATGTTGACCAATGATTATGACTAGAATTTTGTTTAAACAAATATTAAATAGTTTTGAAAAGCTAAAAGATAAAAAAGAACTTAAAAACTTAATAGTAATGATTTGATTAATTTTATTATTTCCAAACTTTATATCAAGTTCAGGTTTCTGATATATTAACTTAATTATTCTTTTTAGTTCTTTAATGAACAAAAGAGTTAATAAAATTTGAGGTTTTATATATTTTTATATTCTATTAAATGTATTAAACGCCTATTTCACATATCAGTTAAATATAACATCAAGTTTTTATGCTATTCTACTTTCACCTATATTAAGTGTTTATTACTTAATAACACCAATCTTTTATTTTATTGATAAAAACTTATTAAACAATTTATATGATGTATTACTATTAATTATTTCAATATTTAACAGTTTCAGTTTGATTAGAAATGTAGGTAGTTTTAATATACTATTTTTAATATTAGGATTTATAATGTCAGTTACTTTAGCAACTAATTTAGTTACAATCAAAATAAAAATATTTTGAGCAATATTGTTTTTACTGACATGAGGCTTACTTTGATTATTAAAACCAAGTGAATATTTATCAATGTTAAATGTAGGTAATGGTAATAGTTTTGTTTATCACAATAAATGAAATAACATAACTATTATATTTGATGCTGGGGTAGGGAAACAAAGAAGTTCAAATTTAGTTAGTGATTTCTTAAAGTACGAAGGAATAAATAAAATTGACATTGTTTTCATTTCACATACGCATGAAGATCATTACAATAATTTATTTAGTTTAAAAGAAAACTTTAAGATAAAACAAATTATTTTAAACAATGACTTCACTAATAGCATCAAAATAAAGAATGTAATAATTAATGTTTTTATTAATCCCAATGCTAATTCAGAAAATAATAAAAGCTTAGTTTTAATAGTAGATGTAGGTGATGTAAGATCTGTTTTTATGGGAGATGCTGAAAAAGAAACAGAAAATCATTTAATGAACAGAATAGATTTCTTATACATTTTAAATTTAAAAAAAGTTAATATTTTGCAAATAGGACATCATGGAAGTAAAACAAGCTCGAGCGTTGAGTTTATTAATTTAATAAACCCAGATATAGCTTTAATCAGCGGAGAAAATGAAGGGGGAAATAAAAAATTTCCACATCAAGAAACAATAAACACTTTGAAAAGATTGAAAATTAACTATTACATAACAAATGGAAATAATAATTTTTTTGTAATGTTCAAAAATTTAAAAGTCGTAAAAAAATAA
- the holA gene encoding DNA polymerase III subunit delta, protein MYFIYSEDHFLLTKTVNKLVKGLLAEKDYEVENYSLIYNDISEIYTTLNTFSLFGEPKILIISDAWFATEEKISLHRNYSEEALYKILESKTDNIVIFTLNNERISKRLKLVKYIEENLEVTNVKPMQENEVLNYIKAFFTRSEKSITDHDAAFIFQSIPKDMQTLTNELTKLSHIESDVITLEDIKNNLTKYIENDIFELSNAFVNNQTQIFLKLYKDYLLLNDDISKLIALLSSTVVFFRDVNVMRQQGMRNDEIVQITKAHPYRVKVALSNKLNIKKLNDKIKLLYSIQQGVLNNTMDKDNIVEYQFIKNMEDKNG, encoded by the coding sequence ATGTATTTTATTTATTCAGAGGATCATTTTTTATTAACAAAAACAGTAAATAAACTAGTTAAAGGATTACTAGCTGAAAAAGATTATGAAGTTGAAAATTATTCTTTAATTTACAATGATATATCTGAGATTTATACTACCTTAAATACGTTTTCATTATTTGGCGAGCCAAAAATATTAATAATAAGTGATGCATGATTTGCAACTGAAGAGAAAATAAGTTTGCACAGAAATTATTCAGAAGAAGCTCTATACAAAATTCTTGAAAGTAAAACAGATAATATTGTTATTTTTACTTTGAATAATGAAAGAATATCAAAAAGGCTAAAATTAGTTAAATACATAGAAGAAAATTTGGAAGTAACAAATGTTAAACCAATGCAAGAAAATGAAGTTTTAAACTATATTAAAGCATTCTTTACAAGAAGTGAAAAGTCAATTACAGATCATGATGCTGCATTTATATTTCAATCAATCCCAAAGGATATGCAAACATTAACTAACGAATTAACCAAACTATCTCATATTGAATCTGATGTAATAACATTAGAAGATATTAAAAATAACCTAACTAAGTATATTGAAAATGATATTTTTGAATTATCAAACGCTTTTGTAAATAATCAAACACAAATATTCTTAAAATTATATAAAGATTATTTATTATTGAATGATGATATATCAAAATTGATAGCCCTATTAAGTTCAACTGTAGTTTTCTTTAGAGATGTGAATGTTATGAGACAGCAAGGCATGAGAAATGATGAAATAGTTCAAATAACTAAGGCTCACCCCTATAGAGTTAAAGTTGCACTATCAAATAAACTTAACATTAAAAAATTAAATGATAAAATTAAATTATTATATTCTATTCAACAAGGCGTTTTAAATAACACTATGGATAAAGATAATATAGTTGAATATCAATTTATAAAAAACATGGAGGATAAAAATGGATAA